Genomic segment of Panicum virgatum strain AP13 chromosome 2K, P.virgatum_v5, whole genome shotgun sequence:
CCATACAAAACTTGCTGCCAATTAATACAGTACCGTTGGATTTGAGCGATTTTGGATTTCACCAGCAGCAAGATTGGCAGTGACCATCAGAGATCCCTCCGAAGCTGCTTTTGAACGATAGTACTTCACAATTGGCAACTTAGGGAAGATGAAAGCATATAGCAGAACACACACCAGCACAAAGAAGCACAATATTGAGGAGAAGAGCACTGCATAAATTTTCAAGCAAGTAAATATATCAGATACAGGTCAACGGGTGCAAATGTATATTTATCCATAGTTATCTCTAACATACTAGCTCCTTTGCTAAGTCCATCTCGGGAATTCTCGAAAGCTGCTTTTGTTACCAACCTCAACGCAGAGGTTATCGCTCCTGATGCAGCTAGTCCAGCAAAGAAGGATTGAAAATAATAAAACAAATTAACCAACAAGCTGCACTGCAAGTCAATATTCAAACTGTGTTTCTTGAATCTTcccaaagaaacaaaattcttcCGAAATGTACCTGGATGAACTCTGGGCACATCAGAGAGAGATCACCCGTCATCCCACCTTGAACATGACCATCAGCAACCCCAAAAGCAGCGGCAATGATACATATGCCAATAAAGGGTGCCATTCCATCTCTTTCTGAAGTTGCAACATTCAGCTGTAACGTATGAGAACAAATTAGTGAACATGTGAGATATAGTACAACAATTTAGCTGTTCAAACAAGAACATGCCAGTGCAATCAGTTATGCTTACAATGGTTGCTGCAAATGAGCTCAAGAAGAACAGAATGTACCCCGCCAAATTGCGCATCCTAGTGTTGACTTTTGCTTCATGATATGTGAATATTGCGGTTGTGG
This window contains:
- the LOC120691155 gene encoding equilibrative nucleotide transporter 3-like isoform X2, whose amino-acid sequence is MSGKMLGDFHMLASGKWMPLWVQQKYHPTRVITLTYQPFILTTTAIFTYHEAKVNTRMRNLAGYILFFLSSFAATILNVATSERDGMAPFIGICIIAAAFGVADGHVQGGMTGDLSLMCPEFIQLHQER
- the LOC120691155 gene encoding equilibrative nucleotide transporter 3-like isoform X1; the protein is MSGKMLGDFHMLASGKWMPLWVQQKYHPTRVITLTYQPFILTTTAIFTYHEAKVNTRMRNLAGYILFFLSSFAATILNVATSERDGMAPFIGICIIAAAFGVADGHVQGGMTGDLSLMCPEFIQVHFGRILFLWEDSRNTV